Part of the Bacillus cereus group sp. RP43 genome is shown below.
GCTTTTTCTAAATTAGATAGACGTTTTAAAATATCTGTATTCGTATTGTTATACACTGGTTGTGCAACTGGTGTTTGTACCGGTTGTTGCGGAACTTGTGTTGCCGCTACTTTCTGCTCTTCTAATTCACGTTTCAAACGAACGTTTTGTTGTTTTAATTGATCAAATTC
Proteins encoded:
- the gpsB gene encoding cell division regulator GpsB, with translation MISDKIKLTAKDILEKEFKTGMRGYQQEEVDKFLDMIIKDYEAFHKEFDQLKQQNVRLKRELEEQKVAATQVPQQPVQTPVAQPVYNNTNTDILKRLSNLEKAVFGSKLYE